The Ignatzschineria rhizosphaerae genome contains a region encoding:
- a CDS encoding DUF1850 domain-containing protein, with amino-acid sequence MMSKLRSNYSQKSLLIVGLIFCIALLLLLIGSVYSKNFTVIQTSIIHCKIAQPYFGLSWIHSVDKTPWLEYYERQDQGFLLTETKFKTFGAGVPHDGEVLESQDSMIHYRMNQMIPEINWIIDKDVSSTIILPDNRLWKIYNNHEHFSEVQIRNQLLNFWQRLLIRNCHES; translated from the coding sequence ATGATGAGCAAGCTGCGAAGTAATTATTCGCAAAAATCTCTCTTAATAGTAGGGCTGATATTTTGTATCGCCCTACTTCTTCTCCTTATCGGTAGTGTTTACTCAAAAAACTTTACCGTGATTCAGACCTCCATAATTCACTGCAAAATCGCACAACCTTATTTTGGATTGTCATGGATTCACTCGGTCGATAAAACACCTTGGTTAGAATATTACGAGCGACAAGATCAGGGCTTTCTCTTAACAGAGACAAAGTTTAAAACTTTTGGTGCCGGTGTTCCTCATGACGGAGAAGTATTGGAGAGTCAAGATTCAATGATTCACTATCGCATGAATCAAATGATCCCAGAGATCAATTGGATCATCGATAAAGACGTTAGCTCAACTATTATTCTTCCAGATAATCGACTTTGGAAGATCTACAACAATCATGAGCACTTTAGCGAAGTACAAATTCGCAATCAACTTTTAAATTTTTGGCAACGGTTATTAATAAGGAACTGTCATGAGTCGTAA
- a CDS encoding MFS transporter has product MGNIPLDVKTESDVDKKTRLRRVAAATVVGSMLEWYDFYLYAMMASIVFSKIFFNPNDENAMIKSIATFTIGFLARPIGGIMFGWFGDRFGRKRMMIITFYLMGICTVAIGLTPSYLTIGVWASVILIFLRICQGIAAGAELAAAVVTSYEHADPKRRGSQSAWPALGLNLGLLLSSLTIYLLSLGGDQFLIDGGWRIPFIMSFALVLVGVWVRSRLPETPEFTKTSKKEQKSTVSKSIFKELFTEHKRSLIVVFFVAAGYVALSYIFKTFSIAYLTQFKDSPAKVSSLAVTIASLFAIFVVPISGRLCDDFGSKKVILVGGVISLIFAYPFMALLETGQSIWICVAIGIGTGFLAPLMFAAQGSFLSRQFPVHVRATGIGIAREIGTAIAGGFAPLLALSLVQNSPTNSITGVVIILTIAAAIVIISALSDQGKRFTTAIN; this is encoded by the coding sequence ATGGGAAATATTCCATTAGACGTTAAAACAGAAAGTGATGTTGATAAAAAAACACGCCTAAGACGCGTTGCTGCGGCAACGGTTGTCGGCTCAATGCTAGAGTGGTATGACTTTTACCTCTATGCAATGATGGCATCTATCGTATTTTCAAAAATATTTTTTAACCCCAATGATGAAAATGCCATGATCAAATCGATTGCAACATTTACGATTGGCTTCTTAGCAAGACCTATTGGCGGCATTATGTTTGGATGGTTTGGAGATCGATTTGGTCGTAAGCGTATGATGATCATTACCTTCTATCTCATGGGAATTTGTACCGTTGCCATTGGTTTAACGCCATCATATCTTACAATCGGTGTTTGGGCTTCTGTGATTCTTATTTTCTTGAGAATCTGCCAAGGTATTGCCGCAGGTGCTGAGCTTGCAGCTGCCGTTGTAACCTCTTATGAGCATGCAGATCCTAAACGTCGTGGTAGCCAAAGCGCATGGCCGGCATTAGGTTTAAACTTAGGGTTACTCCTCTCATCATTAACTATCTACCTCTTAAGCCTTGGTGGAGATCAATTCTTAATTGATGGCGGTTGGAGAATTCCTTTTATCATGAGTTTTGCTTTAGTACTTGTGGGAGTGTGGGTGCGTAGCCGTTTACCTGAAACTCCAGAGTTTACTAAAACCTCTAAAAAAGAGCAGAAATCTACGGTTTCTAAATCGATCTTTAAAGAGCTTTTTACAGAACATAAACGCAGCTTAATTGTCGTATTCTTTGTTGCGGCAGGTTATGTTGCATTAAGCTATATCTTTAAAACATTCTCTATCGCTTACCTCACACAATTTAAAGATTCTCCTGCCAAAGTTTCTTCTTTAGCTGTGACTATTGCTAGTTTATTTGCGATTTTTGTAGTTCCAATTTCCGGTCGTCTGTGTGATGATTTTGGTAGTAAAAAAGTGATCTTAGTTGGCGGCGTGATCTCTTTAATCTTTGCCTATCCATTCATGGCACTTCTTGAAACAGGGCAAAGCATCTGGATCTGCGTTGCTATTGGGATTGGTACAGGTTTCCTTGCTCCCCTCATGTTCGCCGCTCAAGGTTCTTTCTTAAGTCGTCAGTTCCCTGTCCATGTCCGCGCCACCGGTATTGGAATTGCGCGTGAAATCGGGACAGCGATTGCCGGTGGTTTTGCGCCATTACTTGCGCTTTCACTGGTACAAAACTCTCCGACAAATTCGATCACAGGTGTTGTTATCATCTTAACTATTGCTGCTGCTATTGTGATTATTTCCGCATTAAGTGATCAGGGTAAACGCTTCACAACAGCTATTAACTAA
- a CDS encoding TRAP transporter permease has translation MSRNDNEHYQIAEAVPADTEQILEKFDRESIVRAPSSKYLRYFISCFAIFYSLFHLWTTYNPMPELLYRATHVSVGIALVFLIYPAYRSQRRDQVAWYDWILVILSFVSLGYLFNEYNAIATVRGGMANDMDIAMSIMTIILVMEAARRVMGMILPVLAAIFLAYPFLSDMSFMPRILQTRPFDLGDIFGHLYITTEGLYSSAVGASVSFIFLFILFGAFLNKSGMGQLFNDLALALAGHKQGGPAKVAVVASGFMGSINGSAVGNVVGTGVFTIPMMKKVGYSKNFAGAVEASASVGGQILPPIMGASAFIMAETTGISYGTIAMAALFPALLYYLGVIAQVHFRAGKDNLKGIPKADLPRVKEVLKERGHLLLPIFALVYFLGNNVPIAFAAFYTIGIAIVVSQFRKATRMSIRNILEALEDGARQSLSVMAACAVIGIVIGVLSLTSAATELIGSITGTGEGMLLVTLLLTMIASMVLGMGLPSIPAYIITATIAAPALANIGIPTIVAHLFVFYFGLFANITPPVALASFAGAGIAGGDPMKTGWQSLKLSVAGFIVPFMFVYNPAMLMIDTTGLAMNATEFPMPPLFDMISITITSIIGIIALSAAVEGHFKGDLSIIGRIILAAGAFMLVIPETMTDIIGSVIVLAIVIINVKKLPLKFINKVSTI, from the coding sequence ATGAGTCGTAATGATAATGAACACTATCAAATTGCAGAAGCTGTACCGGCAGATACCGAACAGATTTTAGAGAAATTTGATCGTGAATCTATCGTAAGAGCGCCTAGTAGCAAATATCTTCGCTACTTTATCTCTTGCTTTGCAATTTTTTATTCCCTCTTCCATCTATGGACAACTTATAATCCCATGCCGGAGCTACTTTATCGGGCAACGCATGTCTCTGTTGGAATTGCTTTAGTTTTCCTAATCTATCCAGCATATCGTTCACAACGTCGAGATCAAGTTGCTTGGTATGATTGGATTTTAGTCATCCTCTCATTTGTCTCTTTAGGCTATCTCTTTAATGAGTACAACGCTATCGCAACAGTGCGAGGCGGTATGGCTAATGATATGGATATCGCCATGTCTATTATGACGATCATCTTAGTGATGGAAGCTGCCCGCCGTGTGATGGGAATGATTTTACCAGTGCTTGCCGCGATTTTCTTAGCCTATCCATTTCTTAGTGATATGAGCTTTATGCCAAGAATCCTTCAAACCCGCCCCTTTGACTTAGGCGATATCTTTGGTCATCTCTATATTACTACCGAGGGGTTATACTCCTCTGCTGTAGGGGCTTCCGTCTCCTTCATCTTCCTCTTTATTCTCTTTGGCGCATTCCTTAATAAATCGGGTATGGGGCAGCTCTTTAACGATCTAGCATTAGCACTTGCAGGTCATAAACAAGGGGGACCGGCAAAGGTTGCCGTTGTCGCCAGTGGCTTTATGGGAAGTATCAATGGATCAGCTGTTGGTAACGTTGTAGGAACCGGTGTTTTCACAATTCCGATGATGAAAAAAGTCGGCTATAGCAAAAACTTTGCCGGCGCCGTAGAAGCAAGTGCTTCAGTGGGAGGACAAATCTTACCGCCCATAATGGGGGCAAGCGCTTTTATCATGGCCGAAACAACCGGGATTTCCTACGGAACAATTGCAATGGCAGCACTTTTCCCGGCACTTCTCTACTATCTTGGTGTCATTGCGCAAGTTCACTTTAGAGCGGGTAAAGATAATCTTAAAGGCATTCCTAAAGCGGATCTCCCGCGGGTTAAAGAGGTCTTAAAAGAGCGAGGCCATCTCTTATTACCTATTTTCGCGTTAGTCTATTTCTTAGGTAATAATGTGCCTATCGCTTTTGCCGCCTTTTATACCATCGGTATTGCAATCGTTGTAAGCCAGTTTAGAAAAGCAACGCGCATGAGCATTAGAAATATCTTAGAAGCATTAGAAGATGGAGCAAGACAATCCCTTTCAGTCATGGCAGCTTGTGCCGTTATTGGAATTGTCATTGGGGTTTTAAGCTTAACATCTGCAGCAACTGAGCTTATTGGTTCTATCACAGGGACAGGGGAAGGGATGCTTTTAGTCACTCTACTTCTCACGATGATTGCCTCAATGGTACTAGGAATGGGATTACCTTCTATTCCGGCATATATTATTACAGCCACCATTGCCGCCCCTGCTTTAGCCAATATTGGAATTCCTACCATTGTTGCCCACCTTTTTGTCTTCTACTTTGGGCTTTTTGCCAATATCACGCCACCAGTTGCCCTTGCCTCTTTTGCCGGCGCGGGTATTGCAGGAGGAGATCCTATGAAAACAGGATGGCAATCTTTGAAGCTCTCTGTAGCAGGTTTCATCGTTCCTTTCATGTTTGTTTATAATCCGGCAATGCTAATGATTGATACGACAGGCCTTGCGATGAATGCAACAGAGTTTCCAATGCCGCCACTATTTGACATGATTAGTATTACCATTACCTCAATCATCGGCATTATTGCCTTAAGTGCGGCGGTAGAGGGGCACTTTAAAGGAGATCTAAGCATTATTGGTCGAATCATCCTTGCGGCGGGTGCCTTTATGCTGGTTATTCCAGAAACGATGACCGATATTATTGGCTCCGTTATTGTATTAGCGATCGTTATTATTAATGTCAAAAAGCTACCTTTAAAATTTATTAATAAAGTCTCAACGATCTAA
- a CDS encoding thiamine pyrophosphate-dependent enzyme has protein sequence MSKKKVAQIVVEALEHFGVKRCYGVVGDTLNDVTDAMHHHSQIEWVHVRHEEVGGFAAGAESFMTKNLTACAGSCGPGSLHFINGLFESHRNGAPVVLIASQLPTSVLGTNFPQEVDYKPIYQGCSVFCEEVTNPQEAKRIVMSACQAALTEKGVAVVILPSDISATEVEDLPIMQQYQPKSPLVLPIESELLKMAEILNQGEKVGIYAGAGCEGAHAELIALAEKLKAPIAHTSRGKDFVEGHNPYNVGMTGMMGIKSGYEMIEHCDTLIILGADFAWSQFYPKHAKIIQVDIDAKKLGIRHAIELGVIGQIKPTLTALLPHIKSKTSTVFLDKYVSLREKCMARLDQKAVADSEKLIHPQYLVELLNEYADDDALATADGGSSTVWLLRHFQTNGKRRTLISLKHGTMANAMPQAIGLQKAYPHRQVISLSGDGGLTMLMGDLLTLVQEKLPVKVVIVNNGALDFVELEMKADGMVNSYTDLHNPDFAKMADAIGMKGFSAKGSHELEAAVKAFLAHEGPAILDVHTSRLELIFPPHATPSNFENMSLYAAKSMIGGEGGTFFEMLKDNFLKK, from the coding sequence ATGTCAAAGAAAAAAGTCGCACAAATTGTCGTAGAAGCTTTAGAACATTTTGGCGTAAAGCGCTGTTATGGCGTTGTGGGAGATACCTTAAATGATGTGACAGATGCGATGCATCATCATAGTCAGATCGAATGGGTCCATGTCCGCCATGAAGAAGTCGGGGGATTTGCCGCCGGTGCTGAATCCTTTATGACCAAGAATTTAACAGCCTGCGCGGGATCTTGTGGTCCTGGAAGTCTACATTTTATTAATGGCTTATTTGAGAGCCATCGCAATGGCGCGCCTGTTGTGCTGATTGCGAGCCAATTACCGACGAGTGTATTAGGGACAAACTTTCCGCAAGAAGTGGATTATAAGCCGATTTATCAAGGCTGCTCTGTCTTTTGTGAAGAGGTGACAAATCCTCAGGAAGCAAAACGAATTGTGATGAGTGCCTGTCAGGCGGCATTAACCGAAAAAGGGGTTGCGGTGGTGATTTTACCTTCAGATATTAGTGCTACAGAGGTAGAAGATCTTCCGATAATGCAACAATATCAGCCTAAATCTCCTTTAGTTTTGCCTATTGAGAGCGAGCTTTTAAAAATGGCGGAGATTTTAAATCAAGGAGAAAAGGTAGGGATCTATGCCGGTGCAGGCTGTGAAGGGGCACATGCAGAGCTCATTGCACTAGCGGAGAAGTTAAAAGCTCCTATCGCTCATACTTCAAGGGGGAAAGATTTTGTAGAAGGCCATAACCCGTATAATGTGGGCATGACAGGAATGATGGGAATTAAGTCTGGATATGAGATGATTGAGCATTGTGATACGCTCATTATTTTAGGGGCTGACTTTGCGTGGTCACAGTTTTATCCCAAGCATGCCAAAATTATTCAGGTCGACATTGATGCTAAAAAACTAGGAATACGCCACGCTATTGAATTAGGGGTAATAGGGCAGATTAAACCGACATTAACCGCTTTACTTCCTCATATTAAGTCAAAAACATCAACGGTATTTTTAGATAAATATGTCTCTTTGCGTGAGAAATGTATGGCAAGACTAGATCAAAAAGCGGTGGCAGATAGTGAGAAACTTATTCACCCTCAATATCTAGTGGAATTACTTAATGAGTATGCAGATGATGATGCGCTAGCAACGGCTGATGGGGGGTCTTCAACCGTTTGGTTGTTACGTCATTTTCAAACAAATGGCAAGCGCCGAACCTTAATTTCGTTAAAACATGGCACGATGGCAAATGCGATGCCGCAAGCGATTGGATTACAAAAAGCCTATCCTCATCGTCAAGTGATCTCCCTCTCCGGAGATGGGGGATTGACGATGTTAATGGGGGATCTTTTAACATTAGTCCAAGAGAAACTGCCTGTTAAGGTTGTGATTGTTAATAATGGCGCGTTAGACTTTGTCGAATTAGAGATGAAAGCAGATGGAATGGTCAATAGCTATACTGATCTGCATAATCCAGATTTTGCAAAAATGGCCGATGCGATTGGGATGAAGGGATTTTCAGCCAAAGGCTCTCATGAGTTAGAAGCAGCGGTAAAAGCTTTTTTAGCCCATGAAGGCCCCGCGATTTTGGATGTTCATACTAGCCGTTTAGAATTGATATTTCCCCCGCATGCAACGCCTTCTAACTTTGAAAATATGTCTCTTTATGCGGCAAAATCAATGATTGGAGGCGAAGGTGGAACCTTTTTTGAGATGCTTAAAGATAATTTTTTAAAGAAATAA
- a CDS encoding thiamine pyrophosphate-dependent enzyme, translating into MSKKKVAQIIVETLENFGVKRCYGVVGDTLNEVTNAMHHHTNIEWVHMRHEEVGGFAAGAEAFMTRNLTACAGSCGPGSLHFINGLFESHRNGSPVVLIASQLPINVLGTNFPQEVDYKPIYQTCSVFCEEIKTAAEAKRVVMSACQAALNENGVAVVIVPSDISASEIEDAPIMQQYQPEKPLIRPTDAELLRVANFLNRGAKVGIFAGIGAAEAKEEVIALCQLLQAPLVHTSRAKDFLEADNPYDIGMTGMLGHKSGYQMIDHCDTLLILGADFAWPQFYPKDANIIQIDIDAKKLGLRHVVDLGVIGNIKETLQALMPHITAKTDTHFLQTYQKMYQESCAEMSKKAIADSATLIHPQYLTELLSQYADHDAILTGDGGSAMVWGLRHFKTNGQRRTLFSMKHGTMANAMPQAIGLQKAYPNRQIISLSGDGGLTMLMGDLLTIVQEKLPVKVVVLNNGTLDFVELEMKVEGIVDNYTDLENPDFSKMADAIGMKGFRVTNSHDLEATVQQFLKHEGPAILDVHTSRFELIFPPHTTPSNYSNMALYGAKAIIDGRGDEFFGMLRDNFIKK; encoded by the coding sequence ATGTCTAAGAAGAAAGTTGCTCAGATCATTGTTGAGACATTAGAAAATTTTGGGGTAAAACGTTGTTATGGTGTTGTCGGTGATACTTTAAATGAGGTAACTAATGCGATGCATCATCATACAAATATTGAATGGGTGCATATGCGCCATGAAGAGGTGGGCGGTTTTGCCGCGGGTGCTGAAGCCTTTATGACACGAAATTTAACAGCTTGCGCAGGATCTTGCGGGCCTGGTAGCTTACACTTTATTAATGGATTGTTTGAAAGCCATCGAAATGGTTCCCCGGTCGTTTTAATTGCCAGTCAGTTACCGATTAACGTTTTAGGCACAAACTTCCCTCAAGAGGTGGATTATAAGCCTATTTACCAAACATGTTCGGTGTTTTGTGAAGAGATTAAAACAGCCGCAGAAGCGAAGCGTGTCGTGATGAGTGCTTGCCAAGCGGCACTAAATGAAAATGGTGTTGCGGTGGTGATTGTGCCTTCTGATATAAGTGCCTCAGAAATTGAAGATGCGCCAATTATGCAGCAATATCAACCGGAAAAACCCTTAATTAGACCGACAGATGCCGAGCTATTGCGAGTGGCTAATTTCTTAAATCGTGGGGCGAAGGTTGGTATCTTTGCCGGCATTGGTGCGGCTGAAGCTAAGGAAGAAGTCATCGCCTTATGCCAGCTGCTTCAAGCACCTTTAGTGCATACTTCAAGAGCGAAAGATTTTTTAGAAGCAGATAATCCTTATGATATCGGGATGACAGGGATGCTTGGGCATAAATCTGGTTATCAGATGATTGATCATTGTGACACACTCTTAATTTTAGGGGCTGATTTTGCTTGGCCTCAATTTTATCCTAAAGATGCCAACATTATTCAGATTGATATTGATGCTAAAAAATTAGGTTTACGCCATGTTGTCGATCTCGGCGTAATCGGTAATATCAAAGAGACATTACAAGCATTAATGCCGCATATTACTGCTAAAACAGATACTCATTTTTTACAGACATATCAAAAAATGTATCAAGAAAGTTGTGCAGAGATGAGCAAGAAAGCGATTGCTGATAGTGCAACATTAATTCATCCGCAATATTTAACAGAGCTTTTAAGCCAATATGCAGATCACGACGCTATCTTAACAGGCGATGGAGGATCTGCGATGGTTTGGGGATTACGCCATTTTAAAACAAATGGTCAACGTCGAACGCTTTTTTCAATGAAGCATGGCACGATGGCAAATGCGATGCCACAAGCAATTGGACTACAAAAAGCTTACCCGAATCGCCAAATTATCTCTTTATCTGGGGATGGGGGATTAACGATGTTGATGGGAGATCTTTTAACGATTGTTCAGGAAAAATTGCCGGTAAAAGTTGTTGTTTTAAATAATGGGACCTTAGACTTTGTCGAATTAGAGATGAAAGTCGAGGGAATCGTGGATAACTATACGGATTTAGAAAATCCTGATTTCTCTAAAATGGCCGATGCGATTGGTATGAAGGGATTTAGAGTGACAAATTCTCATGATTTAGAAGCAACTGTTCAGCAGTTTTTAAAACATGAAGGTCCGGCGATTTTAGATGTGCATACAAGTCGATTTGAGCTGATTTTCCCGCCTCATACCACGCCTTCAAATTATAGCAATATGGCGCTTTATGGGGCAAAAGCGATTATTGATGGTCGTGGAGATGAGTTTTTTGGGATGTTAAGAGACAATTTTATTAAAAAATAA
- a CDS encoding amidohydrolase, with the protein MSPLETLQSWQEEARNIRQSIHKHPELGFEEQQTQKTVVKLLEDYGVDTIDTSFAKTGVIATIKGTLPGKTIGLRADIDALPIQEENTFSHKSTLVGKMHACGHDGHTTMLLMAAKYLAKHRQFSGKVILFFQPAEEGRGGAETMVVKDKVLERYPVDAIYAMHNWPTLEAGKFAIKAGPIMASSDRIYIRVHGKSGHAAQPHNTQDPLLVATQIYQGIQGLVARTIDPTASLVVAITQMHCGDTTNVIADYADMAGTIRTHDEAVRTDILQKLSQLVPLMAEAFGMSATVRFGEISHPVTVNSKAEAERAIDVAAALVGRENLVLDIKEQMTSEDFAFFLEKVPGCYLFIGNGKSDNHPVGLHNSKYDFNDDIIPLGASFLIETVRSYSK; encoded by the coding sequence ATGAGCCCCTTAGAAACTCTGCAGTCATGGCAGGAAGAAGCACGAAACATTCGCCAATCTATTCATAAACATCCAGAGCTAGGGTTTGAAGAGCAACAAACCCAAAAAACGGTTGTGAAATTACTGGAAGATTATGGTGTTGATACCATCGACACCTCTTTTGCGAAAACAGGGGTCATAGCAACAATCAAAGGCACGCTTCCTGGAAAAACCATAGGATTAAGAGCCGATATTGATGCGCTACCGATTCAAGAAGAAAATACCTTCTCTCATAAATCAACACTCGTGGGTAAAATGCACGCTTGTGGTCATGATGGGCATACCACCATGTTACTCATGGCAGCAAAATATCTGGCAAAGCATCGCCAATTTAGCGGCAAAGTAATCCTCTTTTTTCAACCTGCAGAAGAGGGACGAGGCGGTGCTGAAACCATGGTAGTTAAAGATAAAGTCTTAGAACGTTATCCTGTCGATGCAATCTATGCGATGCATAATTGGCCCACACTTGAAGCCGGAAAATTTGCGATTAAAGCAGGTCCTATCATGGCAAGTTCAGATCGTATTTATATTCGTGTTCATGGTAAAAGTGGGCACGCTGCTCAGCCTCATAACACGCAAGATCCTTTATTAGTTGCCACACAGATCTACCAAGGAATACAGGGCTTAGTCGCCAGAACAATTGATCCTACCGCATCCCTTGTTGTCGCCATTACGCAAATGCATTGCGGTGATACCACCAATGTCATTGCCGATTATGCCGATATGGCTGGAACAATTCGCACCCATGATGAAGCCGTTCGCACTGATATTCTCCAAAAACTTTCACAATTAGTCCCGTTAATGGCTGAAGCATTTGGAATGTCCGCAACTGTTCGTTTTGGGGAAATCAGCCATCCTGTTACCGTTAACAGTAAGGCTGAAGCTGAGCGTGCTATCGATGTGGCAGCCGCACTTGTGGGAAGAGAAAATCTTGTTCTTGATATTAAAGAGCAGATGACTAGCGAAGATTTTGCATTCTTCCTTGAAAAAGTCCCCGGCTGCTATCTATTTATCGGCAATGGTAAGAGTGATAACCATCCTGTGGGTCTGCATAATAGTAAATATGATTTTAATGATGACATTATCCCTTTAGGTGCGAGTTTTCTGATCGAAACAGTACGCTCTTATTCTAAATAA
- a CDS encoding TAXI family TRAP transporter solute-binding subunit yields the protein MKKTFGLKKLLMVSALSALLVACEDDNNTDKNDTNASVSADQLETRFVTIATGGSSGPYNIIGTTLGQIYSKTYGVNSKSQSTGASIQNVNLVNQGKAEMALTMSDVLSQAVEGTGSFPEKIENVVQVAALYPNYVQIVTSKKSGIKTMDDLKGKRVAVGDLNSGTEMNARALLNGHGITYDDLRIDYLGFAEAVDALRGGKIDAAVLTSGLPNASIMELEQGFDLQLVEIRKPMVDEIAQDQSYFLSAEIPAGTYNNEEAVPTAIIVNALVVRKDLSEDDVYKLTKTFFENLDNLSNAHQAAKGISLENAQKGLVAPLHPGAKKYYDEQAAK from the coding sequence ATGAAGAAGACTTTTGGACTTAAAAAACTATTAATGGTTAGCGCATTATCTGCACTGTTAGTGGCATGTGAGGATGATAATAATACTGATAAAAATGATACTAATGCGAGCGTTAGTGCCGATCAACTAGAAACTCGCTTTGTCACCATTGCTACAGGCGGCTCATCAGGTCCTTATAATATTATCGGGACAACTCTTGGGCAAATCTACTCTAAAACATATGGTGTTAACTCAAAGTCACAATCAACAGGGGCATCCATTCAAAACGTTAACCTTGTCAATCAAGGCAAAGCGGAAATGGCGCTGACGATGAGTGATGTCTTAAGCCAAGCGGTTGAAGGCACTGGCTCTTTTCCAGAAAAAATCGAAAATGTAGTTCAAGTTGCAGCCCTTTACCCTAACTATGTTCAAATCGTGACTTCTAAAAAATCCGGTATTAAAACAATGGATGATTTAAAAGGTAAACGAGTCGCTGTAGGAGATCTTAACTCAGGAACAGAGATGAATGCTCGTGCCCTATTAAATGGTCATGGCATTACTTATGATGATCTTCGTATTGATTATTTAGGATTTGCTGAAGCAGTAGATGCGCTTCGTGGTGGTAAAATTGATGCTGCCGTTTTAACAAGTGGCCTTCCTAATGCTTCTATCATGGAGCTTGAGCAAGGTTTTGACCTACAACTTGTTGAAATCAGAAAACCGATGGTAGATGAAATTGCACAAGATCAATCTTACTTCTTATCGGCAGAGATCCCGGCAGGAACTTATAACAACGAAGAAGCTGTACCAACGGCAATTATCGTTAATGCGCTCGTTGTTCGTAAAGATTTAAGTGAAGATGATGTCTATAAACTCACTAAAACATTCTTTGAAAACTTAGATAACCTTTCAAATGCTCACCAAGCAGCAAAAGGTATCTCTCTTGAAAATGCTCAAAAAGGCTTAGTAGCACCGCTCCACCCTGGCGCGAAAAAATACTATGATGAGCAAGCTGCGAAGTAA
- the holA gene encoding DNA polymerase III subunit delta yields the protein MRLNSYEVIPALRNHGSRVAALLVAGDEPYLSLNLADQARAFCRENGFQERELFEVDGKFDWGNFTSSTQSLSLFSEKKIIELRFNNVPDRKAQTALEEYFTNPQEDLFLLISTPQLKAAQQKAKWVTTIDQAGIVSILYPPRVHEYPGWIFNEAKMRGLKLEKEAVDLLAQNNEGNLFSVIQELDYLTLYYGDQVISAEELRSALTQSSKFIAFDLSDAILEGDILRINRIITAFEEEGEAATLVNYLLQKEISTLGEMLLELSNGKNMQQVLSKVWRNKQPLYQQALSRLNLRTWKNVMKMVVQIDGAIKGQIRENPWNAIRRVAFALSGQRLLSLSAIPVVK from the coding sequence ATGCGGTTAAATTCCTATGAAGTGATTCCTGCACTACGAAATCATGGTTCAAGAGTTGCGGCGCTATTAGTGGCGGGGGATGAGCCTTATTTATCTTTAAATCTTGCTGATCAAGCTCGAGCATTTTGCCGTGAAAATGGTTTTCAGGAGCGAGAACTCTTTGAGGTTGATGGGAAGTTTGATTGGGGAAATTTTACAAGCTCAACACAATCTTTGTCGCTCTTTTCAGAGAAAAAGATCATAGAGCTACGTTTTAATAATGTGCCCGATCGTAAAGCGCAAACAGCGCTAGAAGAGTATTTTACTAATCCCCAAGAAGATCTCTTTTTATTAATCTCAACGCCGCAATTAAAAGCCGCGCAGCAAAAAGCAAAATGGGTCACGACAATTGATCAAGCTGGAATTGTTTCGATTCTCTATCCTCCTCGTGTGCATGAGTATCCTGGTTGGATCTTTAATGAAGCGAAAATGCGTGGCTTAAAATTAGAAAAAGAGGCCGTTGATCTATTGGCGCAAAATAATGAAGGGAATCTCTTTTCGGTGATTCAAGAATTAGATTATTTAACGCTCTATTATGGGGATCAGGTGATTTCAGCAGAGGAGCTTCGTAGTGCTTTAACGCAAAGCTCAAAATTTATCGCCTTTGATTTAAGTGATGCCATTTTAGAAGGAGATATTCTACGCATTAACCGTATTATTACGGCATTTGAAGAGGAAGGAGAAGCGGCTACATTAGTCAATTATCTACTGCAAAAAGAGATCTCAACACTAGGTGAGATGTTATTAGAGCTTAGTAATGGCAAGAATATGCAGCAAGTTCTCTCAAAAGTATGGCGTAATAAGCAACCCCTTTATCAGCAAGCGCTCTCTCGATTAAATCTACGAACTTGGAAAAATGTGATGAAGATGGTGGTACAGATTGATGGCGCGATTAAAGGACAGATTCGAGAAAACCCATGGAATGCTATTCGTCGTGTTGCATTTGCGCTATCTGGTCAAAGGCTGCTCTCCTTAAGTGCGATTCCTGTTGTAAAATAG